One window of the Primulina eburnea isolate SZY01 chromosome 18, ASM2296580v1, whole genome shotgun sequence genome contains the following:
- the LOC140820131 gene encoding uncharacterized protein: MNCIIWNVRGLGNPNSQQRLHAYVKKHRVKVLAILEPMIPLDPRFMSRRLGFRSVISNISGHIWVFSSEDVQVECVFDHAQLLNVRVSSSFLPTSVLCTFVYAKCGYTERRDLWASLLQIKPDMGPWLVGGDFNIVRDASECLGTSGGRRLPMDEFNEFIIESGLVDAGFEGSSFTWTNQTIWKRLDSLCFE; this comes from the coding sequence ATGAATTGCATCATTTGGAATGTCAGGGGTCTTGGGAACCCAAACTCCCAACAAAGGCTCCATGCCTATGTCAAGAAACATCGCGTCAAAGTCCTAGCCATCTTGGAACCTATGATCCCGCTTGATCCGCGTTTCATGTCTCGTAGGTTGGGATTTCGTAGTGTCATCTCTAATATTTCTGGTCACATCTGGGTCTTCTCTTCTGAGGATGTTCAGGTTGAGTGTGTCTTTGATCATGCTCAGCTTTTAAACGTCCGCGTCTCTTCTTCTTTTCTCCCTACTTCTGTCCTTTGCACTTTTGTTTATGCCAAGTGTGGTTACACTGAAAGGCGCGATCTTTGGGCTTCGTTGCTTCAGATCAAACCTGACATGGGTCCTTGGCTTGTTGGGGGGGACTTCAATATCGTTCGGGATGCCAGTGAGTGCCTTGGTACTTCTGGGGGCCGTCGCCTTCCCATGGACGAATTTAATGAGTTCATTATTGAGTCTGGTTTAGTTGACGCTGGGTTTGAAGGGTCGTCCTTCACTTGGACGAACCAAACCATCTGGAAGCGTCTGGATAGTCTTTGTTTCGAATGA